Sequence from the Natronomonas marina genome:
TGTCCACGCTGTCCGTCCGGGCTTCCTGCCAGCGATCTCCGAGTACGTCCAGGAGCCGAGTGTCGGTCCCGAGCGGGTCGCCGGCCCCAGCGTTTACGTACGGATATTCGTCGTCGAACTCGGCGGCACCGTCGCGGATACGTCCGGTGAGTACGCCGTCCCCGAGCATGTACGGGAGTACCACCACGGCGTCCGGACGGTTTTTCGCCACCGTGTGGAGCGTCTCCTCGAGGCGCGGCTCGGTAACACCGATGAACGACGTTTCGACACGATCGAAGGAGCGCCCCTCGTATAGTAACCGAGCGAGTTTGTGTGCGTCACTGTTCGCGTCCGGGTCGCTGGAGCCACGGGCACAGAGGACGACCGCGACGTCATCGTCGTCGCGGTCGATTCCCAGCTCCGCTTCCACAGCCGCGGCCCGATCGTCAAGGAGGTCCACGAGTGCGGGATGTACCCCAAGATGTGCACCGTTGTGGATTGTGATCTCAGGGTGTTCCGAGCGGGCGTTCTGGACTGCCAGTGGCACGTCGTTCTTGACGTGACTGGCGGCGAAGAGCGACAACTGGACGACGGTGATTCGCGAAACACTCGAGGCGAGCCCTGCGATGGCGTCGGGAATCGACGGTTTCGCGAGTTCGAGGTACCCCGCGTCAACCGGGACGCCGAGTCGTCCTTCCAGGTCGGCGGCAAGCGTGAGAACCTGTTCGTTCGACTTCTCGCGGCGAGATCCGTGTCCGACCAGCAGCACCGCTTCGTCGTCGAGCCCGATCGAGGTCGCTTTCGCGTTCGTGGTCATCGGGAGAGCTCGCCCACCTCACTACCCGTTGCACGTTCGACGCTCCGGCGGAGTTTCTGCCGCCGCTCCGTCGAGTACAGTCCCGACCCGTCGCTGCCGGCGTACACCCATCGTGCAAACGCCGCCGTGTCCGCATCGTCGCCCAGACCGAACCAGTATCCACCGGAGGACGTCTCGGAGAGGTCGTCGGCCGGAACGTGGGGATCAGCGGCGTCGAGGAGCGACTGAACCGTCCGAAGTAGGGCTTCGTCGTCGTGGACGAACGAGACACCGACCGACCCCGAGGACTCACGGAAACAGACGGTGCCACAGGCCTCGAGTAATCCACGAACGAGCTGTGGACGGTACTCTGAGAACGTGTCGAACCGATATCCACCAGGCTGTCCGTCGATGGGGAGTCCAAGCGCGGCACTTGCGCGGTCGGCCAGCATCCCGAATACCTGTAACTTGTACTCGTCTTCGAACCGGACGATCGAGGCATCGTGCGACGACTCGCGGGCAGCGATTCGGTGGTCGTGGTCCGTTCGACCGGCGCCGGCGATCGCCGCAAGCGCGTCGGCCGACGTCTCATCTGCCGTCCGAACGGTCACACAGTCCTGAGTCAGTTCGCCATCACCGGCTACGCGTCCCCAGAAGTACGCCGTGGCCGGTGTCGAGGTGAGCAGATCCTCGACCGGGTCCGGCGTCGTGGATTGTCGGTTCGCGTCACTCATCGTCTTCCTCCGTCAGCACCTCGATCGCGTCGACCGGGCAGGCGCGGGCCGCCTGTTGGGCGGCCGTCAGCCGCTCGTCGGTGAACGTCACGAGCTGTTCTCCGTTCATGTCGTGCTCCTGATGACTACCGTCGGCGTCCTCGTCGATGGTCGCCAACCCGTCCGAGGCCTCGACGAAGCGGTCGTCTCGGACGAGACAAGCGAACACGCCATCACAGGCGCTACGGTCGAGCCGAACCTGATACTCAGTAGTCATACTTGGACTCGTACCCCCGCGGCGTCACCATCCGATCGTCCCAGACGTACGTCTCCTCGTTTCCGACGAGGATCGTCGTCGTCATGTCGACGAGGTCCGTCTCGCCGAGGTCCTCAAGCTCTCCGAGTTCAACGATCTCAACCTCCTCGTCGTCGCGGCCCGCCCCGTGGACGACCCCGACAGGCGTGTCCGGTGAACGGTGTTCCATGAGGATCTCACAGCACTTCTGGAAGTTCTCCCGGCGCTTGCGGCTCCAAGGGTTGTAGATCGCGATGGTGAAGCCCTCCTTAGCTGCCGCGTGGAGCCGTGACTCGATGGTTGGCATCGACGTCAGGTGGTCCGACAGGGAGATACTGACCGTGTCGTTCACGAGCGGCGCGCCCAACCGCGCGCCACAGGACTGGGCTGCGGGGACGCCGGGGACGACCTCGAAGTCGACCATGCTCGCGGTCGCACCCTTCGACTCGAGGATCTCCAGCGCCAGACCAGCCAGCGCGTAGACGTTCGGATCGCCGCTTCCGATGATGGCGACATCGTTACCTGCGAGCGCGCGATCAATCGCTTCCTCCGTGCGAGACACTTCTCCACACATCGGCGTATCGTACAGTTCCTCTGCCGACTCCGTGACCTCTTCTGGCAGGAGTTCGACGTACGTGGTGTACCCGACGATATGCTCCGCGTCGAGCAGCGCCCCGCGGGCACGCTGGGTCATCCCCTCCGGCTGTCCGGGACCCAATCCAACTGCGATGAGTCGTCCGGGATCTGCCTCGAAGTCGTCGACAGTAGACCCGACCTTCTCGTCGGTCGCCGACTTCTTCGAACTGCCGCATCCAGAACTCGACGACGTCGTGGACCCGCCACACGTCGACGCGCTCTCACCAGCATCTGTCGCCGTTCCGGCTGCGCTCGTGACGCCACCGTCGGCCTCGGCGTCCGGGGTCGAAGCGCCGCATTTCGAACTGGATTCGGTGTCAGTCGCAGTTTCAGCCGCGTTCGAATCGTCACTCGCTCCACAGCTGGTTTCGGTGTCTGTGCTCGTCTCAGTGGTGATGTCGTCAGTGCTCATTGTCAGAAGTCGTCGACGTCACGCCCGCCGCGCGGGGTGACGAGGTGTTTGCCGTAGTCGTTCTCCCAGACTGTCGTCTCGTGATTGCCGATCAGAATGGACGTTCCCATCCCGCCGACCTCGTCGTCGTGGTCGTTCGCCTCGCCGAGGGTGGTGATGGTGTGTGTCTCGTCGTCCAGATTTCGACCTGCGTCGCCACGGCCGGCGTCATTGAAGATGCCGACCGGCACGTCGTCGGCTCGCTCCTCGCAAACCACGTCGATGGCGCGTTGATAATCCCGCCAGCAGTTGTAAAGGACGATGACGAAGCCGCTGATCGCTGCGGCTCGGAGCTTCTCTTCGATCTCGTCCCATCCGCGCCACTTGTCGGACAGCGACACCGTACAGAAGTCGTTCGACAGCGGTGCGCCGAGGTTCGCCGCGCCACCGAGCGCCGCCGTCACACCGGGGACTACTTCGATGGGAACGTCGTACGCCTCGTCCGCCTCGGCCATCGTGTACAGGAGGTCGCTCTTGCCGTAGACGTTCGGATCGCCGCCAGAAACGTGGGCGACATCTTCGCCCGCCCGGACGCGCTGGAACGCCTCACGGGCCAGTTCGACCTGCTTCCCCATCGTCGAGCGGATGAGGGTCTGGCGGGTACCCCCTGGCCGTTCGAAGACGGTACCGGACTCGTCTCCCGCCGCCGTTCCCCCGTCAGGTGCGGCTTCCACCTCGGCGTTTTCTGGGGGGAGTGTTCCGTCGCGACGGAGGAACTCCTGGTAGAGGTTCGACGCGATGACGCAATCGGCGGTGGTGATGACGTCCTTGGCCCGCTGCGTCATCGCGTGGGGCAGTCCAGGGCCGATGCCGACGACGAAGAGGGTCCCCATCGCGTCGGCGGTGGCATCTCTGCCATCCATGTTACCGCCCCACCGCGACGGTCACGGCGTCATCGAACCGCTCTTTCTTCCGGGCGAGGTCGTGCTCGCGTCCGCCGGCAATAGCCGACGCTTCAGCGATACCCGGCCAGCCGATGAGTTCCTTCGACCGCGAGGGTGAGGGCCCCTCGAACCCCTCCAGCGTTTCCTTCTCGAAGAGGACGACCCCCGCACCGATCTCCTGGGCTGCCTCGTAGAGTCCTTCTTCACCCTCCTTTCGGGTGCCAGTCGCGATGAACTCCACGTCCGAAAACTCCAGATTCAGGTCGTCGAGGACAGCCTCCCAGGCATCGAGTACCTGCGCTTTCTTCACCCCCGAGACGGTGCCGGTCCCGAGGACGACGCCATCGGCCGCGTTGCGCTTGAGCACGGTCACGTCGTCGCCGACGAGGACCGCTCGGGGGCCGTCGAGACGGGCCACCGGACCGAGTTCATCGTTCAAAACGGCGAGGTTCGTCGCGACCGTCGAATCGCCGTTGACGACGTGGGTGTCCAGCGCCTTCGCCTTGCTCTCGACGCCCTGCTTGCCCGCAGCCTCGCTCGCGGTCGTCATCGCCGGGACTGCGCCCAGTTGTGAGAGATCGTGGGCGACCTGATTTGCACCGTGGTGGCCACCCGTGATCGGGATTGCCCACGTGAGCGCTTCGTCGACGACGACGATAGCGGGATCGTCCCACTTGTCATCGAGGAGCGGCGCGGTCTTGCGCATCGCGATCCCCGAGGCCATCAGCCCGACGAAGCAATCGTACTCGCCCCAGTGTTCCGCGAACACGTCGCCGTGGTACTCGATGATATCCACGCGCTCGTAGGCGTCGCCGATTCCCGCCTCGATCTCGCGAGCGGTGTCGAGTTTTCGTTCGAAGCTGATGATCGCGATCTCCTCGGCCACCTCGCCGTCCGAGTCCGGTGTGGAACAGTGACCGCTCGATTCGTCCGAATCCGCGTCGTTGGTGTCGGTACTCATGGTTCAGTCGTCTGCTTCGCTCTCGGTGGAACTGCGGTTCGCCCAGTCACCGTACAGGTAGGAACGCTCGTATCCCGCTTTTCGCGCCGCATCGCCGATGATGACGAGCGCGGACGCACGGTAGCCGGCTGCCTCCAGACGCTCGCCGATCGTTCCGATGGTCCCCTCGATGATCTCCTCGTCCGGCCACGAGGCGTGATAGACCACGGTAACCGGCGTCTCCGGGTCGTGGCCGTCTTCGAGGAGGCGGTCCATCGTCTCGCCGACCGCGTGAGTGCCGAGGTAGATGCAAGTCGTCACATCACCCATCTCGACGAACTCGCCGATGTGATCGTCCTCGGGGTCGAGGGTCTTCCCCTGAGGCCGGGTGAAGGCGACGTGGTTGGCCACGCCGTTCAGCGTGAGCTGGGTCCGGAGCGTCGCACTGGCTGCGAACGCCGAGGTCACGCCTGGAATAATGTAGGTCGGGACCCCCTCGTGTTCCAGAGCATCCATCTGTTCCAGCGCTGCTCCGTAGATTGCCGGGTCGCCGCTGTGGAGACGGACGACCGTCCGCCCCGCCTCGTAGGCGTCCCGCATCAGCGGCACCAACTCCTCCAGGTCTTTACCGATGCTCGACACCTGCTCGGCGTCCGCACAGTATTCGTCGAGAAGTTCGCTGTTGACCAGCGAGCCGGCGTGGACGACGAGATCTGCCGCCTCGACCAGCTCTCTACCGGTGACAGTGAGGAGCCCTGGATCGCCGGGACCGGCACCGATGAACGGGATGCCCTCCTGTCTCTCGCCAGCAGTTCGCTCCTCGATCCGAGGGTCTCGCTCCGCCGCTCGGGTGGCCGCCTCCGCGTCGATAGCGTCTTGCGGGTCGGTCATCGCGGCGGGACCTCCGGGACTTCGTCGCCGCAGGCTTCACCTTCGGCTCGCTCCATCGACACGGTATCACTCCGAAATTCATCCACGGACCAGGGCTCTGAGGCAGGCTGCGCCCCGCCATCGGTCTTCACCCTCGCTCCGGTGCCAGAGTCGCTCTCCGATTCGGTCTCTTCGAAGGCCGCAGTCGCCGGCTCCGAATCGAGATCGCATTTCTCCGCGTAAGCCAGCGTATAGTAGTCGCGTTCGGTCAGCGTTCCGGGATCATCCGTCACGACCGTCTCGCCCTGATCCATGTACAGTCGGCGGCCGTACACCACGTCATAGCCCGCCTCAACGAGCTGTTCGTGGGTCGTCGGGACATCGGTGACCTTGAACAGAAGCATCCGATCTGGTCCGGTAGGTGCTGCACCACGAGCGGCCTCGTGAAGCGCGAGACTCGCCCCGGAGGAAATCTCGACGCCAAGAGCCGTGGTAAAGGCCGTTACGGCACTCACCCCGGGAACGACCACGATATCGACATCAGCGTGAAACGCGGAGAGCGTCCGCCGCAAGTGCCCGAACGTCGAATAGACGTTCGGATCACCGAGCGTGACGAACGCCACAGTTCCGTCGCGAGCACGCGGTGCGATCTCTTCAGCGGCCTCGCGCCACGCTCGCCGGAGTTCGTCCTCGTCGCGAGTCATCGGAAAGTCGACGTCACCGATTCGGTCTTGGGGGACGTGTTCGGTCGCAACCGATCGAGAGAGGCGTCCCGGCGAGTAGACGACGTCCGCTGCTTCGAGGACGCGACGTCCGCGTACGGTTACAAGGTCGGCGTCGCCGGGGCCGAGTCCGATACCGTAGAGAGTCATCGCTGTCCCCCGTCTGCCGCAACCGCATCGGTCCCGCCCACCAGCATGTACACCGGGTTGTCGGAATTGAAACTCGTCGCGCCGGCGAGTTCGTACCCGTGACTCACCTGGAACTGGACGACCTCTTCCAGGAGGTCCCGATTACGGAACGCCTCGGTGGCGGATCCAGCGACTTCGAGCCGCGAAACGTTCATGACGATACGGTCAACCTCGGTTTCGACTGCGTGGTCGAGGACTGCCTCGTAGTTCCGACTGCCGCCGATGAACAGGACGTCTGCGTCGCCGGGTAACCCCTCGGGAGCTTCGGCTTCCCGAAGGTCAACGCCCCCGGTCACCTCATTGGCAGCGAGATTTTTTCTGGTAGTTTCGATTCGTTCTGCTTTTCGTTCGAGTGCAGTGACCCGACCCGCGCGCCGCGCCGCCTCGATCGTAACGGCGCCGGTACACGAACCGACCTCTGCGAAGTGGTCGGTCGACCCGAGGTCGAGTTTGCTGAGAAGGACGGCCCTGACCTCCGGTTTCGTCGGACCGGCCTTCGCATCGTGTGGGAGCGATACGTGTGCCATCGCCGAACACAACTATCGTGAGGCGTAAAACAATTTTGGTTGTTTTAGAGAAATTTAAGTTGGGTAGTTTGCCGTAGAGGTCATGTTTACCCAACCTCATGCGTTCTAAGCCAAAGTTACTTTAGTTCGCAGTCCAGAGAAGAGATAATGCCGAAGAACGCGGCCGATCCCGAGGAATTCGGCGTTCTCCAGAGCAAACGTAACGCCACACGGTATCAAATCCTCGTCCAGATCGCAGAACGACAACCCGCGGTAAACCAACAAGAGATAGCCGATGCTATCGGGGTCACCTCCCAGGCTGTGAGCGATTACCTCCAAGACCTGGTTGAACACGGATACGTCAACAAGCACGGCCGTGGCCGATACGAAGTAACCAAGGAAGGAGTCGACTGGCTGATCTCACAGACCGACGAGTTGCGCCACTTCATCGAACACGTTTCTGAAGACGTCATCGGACAGGTCGAGATCGAGACTGCAATCGCGACGACGGAAATCAGCGAAGGAGAGACCGTATCACTGACGATGCAGGACGGTGTTCTACGGGCTATGTCTGGTGGGGCCGGGAGCGCAACTGCAGTTGCAGTCACGAACGCGGAGGCAGGGCAGGATGTTGGAATTACGAATTTCGACGGGGTCGTCGATTACGACTTGGGTTCGGTGACTATCGTCTCGATCCCACGGGTTCAAAACGGCGGAAGTTCGGCGGTGGATCCGAATAGAATCGCTGAGATGGCCGAAAGCCACGATCTGATAGCGGTTGGTGGAGTCGAGGCTATCGCCGTCGCTGAGGCAGCAGATCTCGAGCCAGACATTCGTTTCGGAAGCGCGTCTGCTGTTCAAGAAGCAGCTGCGAAGGGACTCGACATACTGCTCCTATCTTCGACAGATCTGCTCTCGGCACACACCGACAAACTCCGGGATCAGAATCTCAGTTATGAGGTCGTGGACGTGGCGGACACGTAGCGCCGCCAACTAGCGGACCTGTGAATATGAAGGCCAGCGCGCGTGCCCACCCGATCCAAGGGCTGATCAAGTATCACGGCCAGAGGGACCCCGCCCTGAATATCCCGTACCACGATTCGATTTCAGTCTGCACTGCGCCCTCGGAGACCCGGACGACCGTAGCCTTCGGGTACGATACCGACACCTGCCACGTCAACGGGTCCCCAATCGACGACGAGGGATACGAACGGGTGACGACCGTCCTTGACCTTGTCAGGAATCGTTCTGGTATCGATAGCTACGCCCGAGTCGTCTCCGAGAACAACTTCGAGTCGAACATCGGTCTTGGTGCGTCAGCCTCCGCGTTTGCTGCCCTCGCCCTCGCAGCGACGGATGCAGCCGGACTCGATCTTCCGCGCGAGAAACTCTCGTGACTGGCTCGGCGTGGATTTACATCTGCTGCTCGGAGCGTAACTGGGGGCTTCTCACATCTGCGTACGAGCGAACACGCGGAGGATTACGTCGCCGAACGGATATCTGACAGGTTTGAAGAGGACAGCCGTATCATCGTTGGAGTCGTGCCGGAATACAAGCGAACTTCTCGTGCTCATATGGAGACACCACAGTCACATCTCTTTCGTGGCCGGCTTGCACACATTCACAGCGAATTGGCCGAGATGCGTGATGCAATTCAGAGCGGAGATTTCGAATCGACGTTTGAGATTGCAGAGCGCGATTCACTCAACCTCCTCGCCGTGACGATGACCGGACCCGACGGGTGGGTGTACTGGCAACCGGAGACGCTCGAGTTACTCCAGTTAGCTCGTAGATTGCGAGAGACTGGTATTCCCGTCTATCTCTCGTCTGATACTGGAGCGACAGCGTACGTTAACACAACCGCCGAATACGCTGATGAAGTTTCAGACGCAGTCGAGGGATTGGGAGTAGAATCTCGGACGTGGCATGTCGGTGACGGGGTGGAGAGTATTGACCAGCACCTCTTCTGACTGAGAACATCTCAGTCTATGGTTTTTTAATGGACTCGAGGAAAGTCGATTGCTTGAGAATCCGAAGAGAACATCCTATGCATTGAGACGGCCAGTCTCAACTACTGGAAGGGGAAGGTTCAGGTACATCTGCCCGATACCGGCGACACGAATGCTCCCGTGGGGTCACCTGGCGGTCGCCTACATCGCCTACTCGCTTGCCGTCCGGGTTCGAGGCGGCAGCCCCTCCGGTGCAGCCGTTCTGGCGCTCGCCGTGGGCACGCAGTTCCCCGACCTGATCGACAAACCACTCGTCACATGGGTGGCCCTGCTGCCCTCGGGGCGGAGCCTGGGCCACTCGCTTCTCTTCGCGCTCGTCTGTGGCGCCGGCCTCTGGCTGCTGGGTCGGCGGTTCGACCGGCTGGACGTCGCCGCTGCCTTCCTGTTCGGCCAGCTCGCGCACGTCGCGGCCGACGCCGTCGGCCCGGCGACGGCCGGCCGATGGGCCGAACTCGGATTCCTCGGCTGGCCAGTGACGCCGGCGTACCGGTACAGTGCCGATGGGGAACGCGTCCTCGTCGAGTACTTGCTGACCCAGTTGACGACGCCGC
This genomic interval carries:
- the cbiT gene encoding precorrin-6Y C5,15-methyltransferase (decarboxylating) subunit CbiT; this translates as MAHVSLPHDAKAGPTKPEVRAVLLSKLDLGSTDHFAEVGSCTGAVTIEAARRAGRVTALERKAERIETTRKNLAANEVTGGVDLREAEAPEGLPGDADVLFIGGSRNYEAVLDHAVETEVDRIVMNVSRLEVAGSATEAFRNRDLLEEVVQFQVSHGYELAGATSFNSDNPVYMLVGGTDAVAADGGQR
- the cbiG gene encoding cobalt-precorrin 5A hydrolase; the encoded protein is MSTDTNDADSDESSGHCSTPDSDGEVAEEIAIISFERKLDTAREIEAGIGDAYERVDIIEYHGDVFAEHWGEYDCFVGLMASGIAMRKTAPLLDDKWDDPAIVVVDEALTWAIPITGGHHGANQVAHDLSQLGAVPAMTTASEAAGKQGVESKAKALDTHVVNGDSTVATNLAVLNDELGPVARLDGPRAVLVGDDVTVLKRNAADGVVLGTGTVSGVKKAQVLDAWEAVLDDLNLEFSDVEFIATGTRKEGEEGLYEAAQEIGAGVVLFEKETLEGFEGPSPSRSKELIGWPGIAEASAIAGGREHDLARKKERFDDAVTVAVGR
- a CDS encoding cobalt-factor II C(20)-methyltransferase; its protein translation is MTLYGIGLGPGDADLVTVRGRRVLEAADVVYSPGRLSRSVATEHVPQDRIGDVDFPMTRDEDELRRAWREAAEEIAPRARDGTVAFVTLGDPNVYSTFGHLRRTLSAFHADVDIVVVPGVSAVTAFTTALGVEISSGASLALHEAARGAAPTGPDRMLLFKVTDVPTTHEQLVEAGYDVVYGRRLYMDQGETVVTDDPGTLTERDYYTLAYAEKCDLDSEPATAAFEETESESDSGTGARVKTDGGAQPASEPWSVDEFRSDTVSMERAEGEACGDEVPEVPPR
- a CDS encoding precorrin-3B C(17)-methyltransferase produces the protein MDGRDATADAMGTLFVVGIGPGLPHAMTQRAKDVITTADCVIASNLYQEFLRRDGTLPPENAEVEAAPDGGTAAGDESGTVFERPGGTRQTLIRSTMGKQVELAREAFQRVRAGEDVAHVSGGDPNVYGKSDLLYTMAEADEAYDVPIEVVPGVTAALGGAANLGAPLSNDFCTVSLSDKWRGWDEIEEKLRAAAISGFVIVLYNCWRDYQRAIDVVCEERADDVPVGIFNDAGRGDAGRNLDDETHTITTLGEANDHDDEVGGMGTSILIGNHETTVWENDYGKHLVTPRGGRDVDDF
- the cobJ gene encoding precorrin-3B C(17)-methyltransferase — encoded protein: MSTDDITTETSTDTETSCGASDDSNAAETATDTESSSKCGASTPDAEADGGVTSAAGTATDAGESASTCGGSTTSSSSGCGSSKKSATDEKVGSTVDDFEADPGRLIAVGLGPGQPEGMTQRARGALLDAEHIVGYTTYVELLPEEVTESAEELYDTPMCGEVSRTEEAIDRALAGNDVAIIGSGDPNVYALAGLALEILESKGATASMVDFEVVPGVPAAQSCGARLGAPLVNDTVSISLSDHLTSMPTIESRLHAAAKEGFTIAIYNPWSRKRRENFQKCCEILMEHRSPDTPVGVVHGAGRDDEEVEIVELGELEDLGETDLVDMTTTILVGNEETYVWDDRMVTPRGYESKYDY
- a CDS encoding metal-dependent hydrolase — encoded protein: MLPWGHLAVAYIAYSLAVRVRGGSPSGAAVLALAVGTQFPDLIDKPLVTWVALLPSGRSLGHSLLFALVCGAGLWLLGRRFDRLDVAAAFLFGQLAHVAADAVGPATAGRWAELGFLGWPVTPAYRYSADGERVLVEYLLTQLTTPPHYQLVLFGVAAALWIVDGRPGLLATRTWLRERYRTAVSNPDR
- a CDS encoding CbiX/SirB N-terminal domain-containing protein, whose protein sequence is MTTNAKATSIGLDDEAVLLVGHGSRREKSNEQVLTLAADLEGRLGVPVDAGYLELAKPSIPDAIAGLASSVSRITVVQLSLFAASHVKNDVPLAVQNARSEHPEITIHNGAHLGVHPALVDLLDDRAAAVEAELGIDRDDDDVAVVLCARGSSDPDANSDAHKLARLLYEGRSFDRVETSFIGVTEPRLEETLHTVAKNRPDAVVVLPYMLGDGVLTGRIRDGAAEFDDEYPYVNAGAGDPLGTDTRLLDVLGDRWQEARTDSVDMSCDTCKYKVELDGYEEDVGGARAMLRALTHQESHADRDDVDAQPHAHDAPEKHVAVCTNQTCAADGSPAVLERLRQEARDSDACDARITRSSCLGRCGDGPMVAVYPDGVWYGDVDQTDAERIVSSHLDRDRIVSDLVDQTL
- a CDS encoding MarR family transcriptional regulator; this translates as MPKNAADPEEFGVLQSKRNATRYQILVQIAERQPAVNQQEIADAIGVTSQAVSDYLQDLVEHGYVNKHGRGRYEVTKEGVDWLISQTDELRHFIEHVSEDVIGQVEIETAIATTEISEGETVSLTMQDGVLRAMSGGAGSATAVAVTNAEAGQDVGITNFDGVVDYDLGSVTIVSIPRVQNGGSSAVDPNRIAEMAESHDLIAVGGVEAIAVAEAADLEPDIRFGSASAVQEAAAKGLDILLLSSTDLLSAHTDKLRDQNLSYEVVDVADT
- a CDS encoding ferredoxin, with the protein product MTTEYQVRLDRSACDGVFACLVRDDRFVEASDGLATIDEDADGSHQEHDMNGEQLVTFTDERLTAAQQAARACPVDAIEVLTEEDDE
- a CDS encoding cobalt-precorrin-4/precorrin-4 C(11)-methyltransferase, producing the protein MTDPQDAIDAEAATRAAERDPRIEERTAGERQEGIPFIGAGPGDPGLLTVTGRELVEAADLVVHAGSLVNSELLDEYCADAEQVSSIGKDLEELVPLMRDAYEAGRTVVRLHSGDPAIYGAALEQMDALEHEGVPTYIIPGVTSAFAASATLRTQLTLNGVANHVAFTRPQGKTLDPEDDHIGEFVEMGDVTTCIYLGTHAVGETMDRLLEDGHDPETPVTVVYHASWPDEEIIEGTIGTIGERLEAAGYRASALVIIGDAARKAGYERSYLYGDWANRSSTESEADD
- a CDS encoding cobalamin biosynthesis protein, whose product is MSDANRQSTTPDPVEDLLTSTPATAYFWGRVAGDGELTQDCVTVRTADETSADALAAIAGAGRTDHDHRIAARESSHDASIVRFEDEYKLQVFGMLADRASAALGLPIDGQPGGYRFDTFSEYRPQLVRGLLEACGTVCFRESSGSVGVSFVHDDEALLRTVQSLLDAADPHVPADDLSETSSGGYWFGLGDDADTAAFARWVYAGSDGSGLYSTERRQKLRRSVERATGSEVGELSR